A genomic region of Leptolyngbya sp. NIES-2104 contains the following coding sequences:
- a CDS encoding diflavin flavoprotein — MLQTKPRDVQVAEIAQNTWILRSRTWDRLKFEVEYARQKGTTANSYLIQADKNALIDPPGGSFTDIFLKELHNHQYFQKLDYLILGHVNSNRIETIERLLEIAPQITIVCSRPAANTLKAAFPNRSLNITAVRGEEVLDLGKGHELQFAFVPTPRWVDGICTFDPATRILYTDKLFGAHICDDAIFDENWKQLDDDRHYYFDCLHAAQSKQVEDAIDKLARFRPKWYAVGHGPIVRYSQSRLKLEYLEWCEQQKTQELSVALLYTSAYGNTASVAHAIAKGLTDSEIKVESINCELVDPNEITTAIEQCDGFVIGSPTLGGHAPTQMQTALGLVLSTASKTKIAGVFGSYGWSGEAIDLLESRLQDAGFAFGFDTIRVKFKPTDEVIQQCEAAGTEFAQALKKTKKVRAPRQGAVEAQSDRTEQAIGRVIGSLCVITANQGGAPFGILTSWVSQATFTPPGITISIPKDRAEGVLDQAEIPFVLNILKEGRNVRRNFLRATAPGEDRFAELSTETASNGCPILLDALAYLECKVESRMNCGDHWLLYATVENGKVLEATGVTAVQHRKTATAY; from the coding sequence ATGCTTCAGACCAAACCCAGAGACGTACAAGTCGCCGAAATCGCGCAAAATACTTGGATTCTACGATCGCGCACTTGGGATCGCCTGAAATTTGAAGTCGAATACGCACGACAAAAAGGCACCACTGCAAACAGCTATCTGATTCAGGCAGACAAAAACGCCCTGATCGATCCGCCGGGTGGCTCATTCACCGATATTTTTCTCAAAGAACTTCACAATCACCAGTATTTTCAAAAGCTGGATTATCTGATTCTGGGTCACGTCAATTCCAACCGAATTGAAACGATCGAGCGACTGCTAGAGATTGCGCCACAAATTACGATCGTGTGTTCTCGTCCTGCCGCCAATACGCTCAAAGCAGCATTTCCGAATCGATCGCTAAACATTACGGCGGTGCGCGGTGAAGAAGTCCTCGATTTAGGCAAAGGTCATGAGCTACAGTTCGCCTTTGTGCCGACACCGCGATGGGTCGATGGCATTTGCACGTTTGACCCCGCAACCCGAATTCTTTACACCGATAAACTGTTCGGTGCTCACATTTGCGATGACGCGATTTTTGATGAGAACTGGAAACAGCTTGACGACGATCGACATTATTATTTCGATTGTCTGCATGCGGCGCAATCGAAACAAGTGGAAGATGCGATCGACAAACTCGCTCGATTTCGCCCGAAATGGTATGCGGTTGGTCACGGTCCGATCGTCCGTTACAGTCAAAGCCGCCTAAAGCTCGAATACCTCGAATGGTGCGAACAGCAGAAAACCCAGGAACTTTCAGTCGCATTGCTATATACTTCTGCGTACGGAAATACGGCATCGGTAGCACACGCGATCGCGAAAGGTCTGACTGATTCCGAAATCAAAGTCGAATCGATTAACTGTGAGTTAGTTGATCCAAATGAGATTACAACCGCGATCGAACAATGCGATGGTTTTGTGATTGGTTCTCCCACGCTCGGCGGACATGCTCCAACCCAGATGCAAACAGCGCTTGGATTGGTGCTTTCGACCGCATCGAAAACGAAAATTGCGGGTGTGTTCGGGTCGTATGGCTGGAGTGGAGAAGCGATCGACTTACTCGAAAGCCGACTGCAAGATGCTGGATTTGCGTTCGGATTCGATACGATTCGGGTCAAATTCAAGCCAACTGATGAAGTGATTCAACAGTGTGAAGCAGCGGGAACCGAATTTGCTCAAGCGTTGAAGAAAACGAAAAAAGTCAGAGCACCGAGACAAGGAGCCGTGGAAGCACAAAGCGATCGCACCGAACAAGCGATCGGACGGGTGATCGGTTCGCTTTGCGTGATTACTGCGAATCAAGGCGGCGCACCGTTTGGGATTTTGACTTCTTGGGTGTCTCAAGCGACCTTTACGCCGCCAGGAATTACGATTTCGATTCCGAAAGATCGAGCAGAAGGCGTTTTAGATCAAGCAGAAATCCCGTTTGTGCTGAACATTCTCAAGGAAGGGCGCAACGTGCGGCGGAATTTCTTAAGAGCGACTGCACCGGGAGAAGATCGCTTTGCTGAACTCAGTACCGAAACAGCATCGAATGGGTGTCCAATTTTGTTGGATGCGCTGGCTTATCTCGAATGCAAAGTCGAAAGCCGGATGAATTGCGGTGATCATTGGTTGCTGTATGCGACGGTTGAGAATGGCAAGGTGTTAGAGGCAACGGGTGTGACAGCGGTTCAGCATCGGAAGACAGCAACCGCCTATTGA
- a CDS encoding diflavin flavoprotein, whose protein sequence is MVASASRPARSRVRLTTETSDIAPETTTIRSLDWDRDRFDIEFSLENGTTYNSFLIRGEKIALVDTSHAKFRELYIDALNELIDPQDIDYLIISHTEPDHSGLVRDVLELNPDITVVAAKVAIQFLENLVHQPFKSKIVKSGDRLDLGNGHELEFVSAPNLHWPDTIFTYDHKTQTLFTCDAFGMHFCDDHTYDEDLDILEAEFRQYYDCLMAPNARSVLGAIKRIKELPEITTIATGHGPLLRYNLEELVGRYQDWSQTQAKATTTVGLFYVSGHGYGDRLVQAIATGITKTGVAVEMMDLRVAEPQDVRELVELSSAIVLGMFPQTGEIAENARAALGTILAAANSKQNFGLFEVGGGNDEAVYPIRNQFREIGLTEKFEPIKIEVEPTEAIYQLCEESGTDLGQWLTRDRTVKQMKAIDNELDKALGRISGGLYIITAKKGDISSAMLASWVSQASSEPLGVSIAVAKDRAIESFLHVGDRFVLNALEEGKYQTLMKHFLKRFAPGADRFADVMTYPAMNGSPILAEALAYMECEVVSRMECSDHWIVYSTVTAGRVAKADALTAVHHRKVGNHY, encoded by the coding sequence ATGGTCGCTTCTGCTTCTCGCCCCGCTCGATCGAGAGTTCGTCTCACCACCGAAACGAGCGACATCGCACCGGAAACCACCACGATTCGATCGCTCGACTGGGATCGCGATCGCTTTGATATCGAATTCTCACTAGAAAACGGCACGACCTACAATTCCTTCCTAATTCGCGGTGAGAAGATCGCACTCGTTGACACCTCTCACGCCAAATTTCGCGAACTCTACATTGATGCGCTCAACGAACTGATCGATCCACAGGACATCGATTATCTCATCATCAGCCACACCGAACCGGATCACAGCGGTCTCGTGCGTGATGTCCTCGAATTGAATCCTGACATCACCGTCGTTGCTGCCAAAGTCGCGATTCAGTTCCTCGAAAACTTGGTGCATCAACCGTTCAAGAGCAAAATTGTGAAGAGTGGCGATCGTTTAGATTTGGGCAACGGTCACGAACTCGAATTCGTCTCGGCTCCAAACTTACATTGGCCCGATACCATTTTCACCTACGACCACAAGACTCAAACGCTGTTTACCTGTGATGCGTTCGGAATGCACTTCTGCGACGATCACACCTATGACGAAGATCTGGACATTCTCGAAGCCGAATTTCGTCAATACTACGACTGTCTGATGGCTCCGAATGCTCGATCGGTTCTCGGTGCGATTAAACGTATCAAGGAACTGCCGGAGATTACCACGATCGCAACAGGTCACGGTCCGTTACTGCGCTACAACCTCGAAGAACTGGTTGGACGCTACCAAGACTGGAGCCAAACCCAAGCCAAAGCGACGACAACCGTTGGATTGTTCTACGTTTCAGGGCATGGATACGGCGATCGACTCGTCCAAGCGATCGCCACCGGAATTACCAAAACCGGGGTTGCCGTGGAAATGATGGATCTCCGAGTGGCTGAGCCGCAAGATGTCCGCGAATTGGTCGAACTCTCAAGCGCGATCGTGCTAGGAATGTTTCCTCAAACTGGCGAAATCGCAGAAAACGCTAGAGCCGCACTCGGAACGATTCTTGCTGCTGCAAACTCCAAACAGAACTTTGGACTGTTTGAAGTCGGAGGCGGTAACGATGAAGCCGTGTACCCGATTCGGAATCAGTTCCGCGAGATTGGACTCACGGAAAAATTTGAGCCAATCAAAATCGAAGTTGAACCGACCGAAGCCATTTACCAGCTCTGTGAAGAGTCTGGAACCGATTTAGGACAGTGGCTGACTCGCGATCGCACTGTGAAACAAATGAAAGCGATAGATAACGAACTCGATAAGGCACTCGGTCGCATCAGTGGCGGTCTGTACATCATCACTGCCAAAAAAGGCGACATTTCGAGCGCGATGCTTGCTTCTTGGGTATCACAGGCAAGTTCTGAACCATTGGGAGTCTCGATCGCGGTGGCAAAAGATCGAGCGATCGAATCGTTTCTGCACGTTGGCGATCGCTTTGTGTTGAATGCGCTCGAAGAAGGTAAGTATCAGACTTTGATGAAGCATTTCTTAAAGCGATTTGCGCCGGGAGCCGATCGATTTGCGGATGTCATGACGTATCCGGCGATGAATGGATCGCCCATTTTGGCAGAAGCGCTTGCATATATGGAATGCGAAGTCGTGAGCCGGATGGAATGTAGCGATCACTGGATTGTTTACAGTACTGTGACGGCTGGACGAGTCGCGAAGGCGGATGCGCTAACTGCGGTTCACCATCGGAAGGTGGGGAATCACTATTAG
- the ffh gene encoding signal recognition particle protein, with translation MFDALADRLEQAWKKVRGQDKISESNVKDALREVRRALLEADVNLQVVKDFVAEVEQNALGAEVIAGVRPDQQFIEVVYNELVKVMGEANVPLAEAETAPTIVLMAGLQGTGKTTATAKLALHLRKENKKALLVATDVYRPAAIDQLIALGKQINIPVFDMGKDADPVEIARQGVERARAEGVDVVIVDTAGRLQIDESMMGELKRIKDTIQPHETLLVVDAMTGQEAANLTRTFHEQIGVTGAILTKMDGDTRGGAALSVRRISGQPIKFIGIGEKVDALQPFYPERMASRILGMGDVLTLVEKAREEVDMAEAEKMQEKILTAQFDFTDFLKQTRLLKNMGSLGGVMKLIPGMGKMVNEEQLAKGEEQLKKAEAMIGSMTIEERKNPDLLANSPSRRKRIARGSGHSDKEVGELVSNFQRMRSLMQQMGSGQMGLPGMGGGMPMGGLPNPFGGGNPFGGMGGGMRPPQPGFRGYQGGGGKKKKGGKDKKKKGFGNL, from the coding sequence ATGTTTGATGCTCTTGCCGATCGCTTAGAACAAGCCTGGAAAAAAGTTCGCGGTCAAGACAAAATTTCTGAATCCAATGTCAAAGATGCCTTGAGAGAAGTCCGTCGTGCGCTCTTAGAAGCCGATGTAAACCTCCAAGTCGTCAAAGATTTTGTCGCAGAAGTCGAACAGAACGCTCTTGGAGCGGAAGTGATCGCAGGAGTCCGTCCCGATCAGCAATTCATCGAGGTCGTTTACAACGAGCTGGTCAAAGTCATGGGGGAAGCGAATGTTCCCTTGGCAGAAGCAGAAACGGCTCCCACGATCGTACTCATGGCAGGTCTTCAAGGAACCGGGAAAACGACCGCCACAGCAAAACTCGCCCTTCATCTGAGAAAAGAAAATAAGAAAGCTTTATTAGTCGCAACCGATGTCTATCGTCCTGCTGCGATCGACCAGTTAATCGCGCTCGGTAAGCAAATCAACATTCCCGTGTTCGACATGGGGAAAGATGCCGATCCGGTTGAAATCGCTCGTCAAGGGGTCGAAAGAGCCAGAGCTGAAGGCGTGGATGTCGTCATCGTGGATACTGCCGGACGCTTGCAGATCGATGAATCGATGATGGGCGAACTCAAGCGCATCAAAGACACGATCCAACCGCACGAAACGCTGCTCGTTGTGGATGCGATGACGGGTCAAGAAGCCGCGAATCTAACGCGCACGTTCCATGAGCAAATCGGGGTCACAGGCGCAATTTTGACCAAGATGGACGGTGACACTCGTGGGGGTGCAGCGCTTTCCGTTCGTCGCATTTCTGGACAGCCGATCAAATTCATCGGGATCGGGGAAAAGGTGGATGCGTTACAGCCGTTTTATCCAGAGCGGATGGCATCCCGAATTCTGGGAATGGGCGATGTCCTCACGCTGGTTGAGAAAGCCCGTGAAGAAGTAGACATGGCAGAAGCCGAAAAAATGCAGGAGAAGATTCTCACTGCACAATTCGACTTCACCGATTTTCTCAAACAAACTCGTCTGCTCAAGAACATGGGATCGCTCGGCGGCGTGATGAAGCTGATTCCGGGTATGGGCAAGATGGTGAACGAAGAACAGCTTGCCAAAGGCGAAGAGCAACTGAAAAAAGCCGAAGCGATGATCGGCTCGATGACTATTGAAGAGCGCAAGAATCCCGATTTGCTGGCAAATTCTCCGAGTCGCCGCAAGCGGATTGCTAGAGGATCGGGACATTCGGACAAAGAAGTTGGCGAGTTGGTGAGTAACTTCCAGAGAATGCGATCTCTGATGCAGCAAATGGGTTCCGGTCAAATGGGCTTGCCGGGTATGGGGGGCGGGATGCCGATGGGCGGACTTCCCAATCCGTTTGGCGGCGGCAATCCGTTTGGGGGGATGGGGGGCGGAATGCGTCCTCCGCAACCTGGATTTAGAGGCTATCAAGGCGGCGGCGGGAAGAAAAAGAAAGGCGGTAAAGATAAGAAAAAGAAAGGCTTTGGTAATTTGTAA
- a CDS encoding phosphotransferase enzyme family protein — protein MIQTQNNLNIIANRFANCSIDNIQSFGSGNINDTFLVTSKESKFVLQRINTQVFRQPQAVMQNIRLCTQHICDRLSKLPLDRRWETPQVIFTSENHDHSVDENGSFWRALSLIENSRSHDTIQNLDHAEEIGCALGMFHSLISDLPPEQLTDTLEGFHITPIYLQQYDRVLSETTVARSPEVNYCLEFIRDRQSWAHVLENAKDSGKLTLRLMHGDPKINNILMDTTTGKAVSVIDLDTVKPGLIHYDIGDCLRSGCNIAGEETQDWESVRFEPDLCEGILRGYLTVAKTFLTEQDYLHVFDAIRLIAFELGLRFFTDYLAGNVYFKTTYPEHNLMRALVQFALTKSIESQESSIRSIIKNLQ, from the coding sequence ATGATTCAAACTCAGAACAATTTGAATATCATTGCGAATCGGTTTGCAAACTGCTCGATCGACAACATTCAATCATTCGGTAGCGGTAACATTAATGACACATTTTTAGTCACATCAAAAGAATCAAAATTTGTATTGCAAAGAATTAATACTCAAGTATTCCGTCAGCCTCAAGCTGTCATGCAAAATATTCGACTTTGCACACAGCATATTTGCGATCGCTTATCAAAATTGCCGCTCGATCGAAGATGGGAAACACCCCAAGTTATTTTTACTTCTGAGAATCACGATCATTCTGTGGATGAAAATGGATCGTTTTGGAGAGCGTTGAGTTTGATTGAAAATTCTCGATCGCATGACACGATTCAAAATCTCGATCATGCTGAGGAAATTGGCTGTGCGTTGGGAATGTTTCACAGCTTGATTAGCGACTTACCACCGGAACAATTAACCGATACGCTAGAAGGCTTTCATATTACGCCGATTTATTTACAGCAGTACGATCGCGTTTTATCCGAAACGACCGTAGCGCGATCGCCGGAGGTGAATTACTGCTTAGAATTTATTCGCGATCGACAATCCTGGGCGCATGTTCTAGAGAATGCAAAAGATTCAGGAAAGTTAACGCTTCGATTAATGCACGGTGATCCAAAGATTAATAATATTTTGATGGACACAACAACCGGAAAAGCTGTAAGTGTGATTGACCTCGATACAGTGAAACCGGGATTAATTCATTATGATATTGGCGATTGTTTGCGATCGGGATGTAATATCGCTGGCGAAGAAACTCAGGATTGGGAATCCGTTCGATTTGAGCCTGATTTGTGTGAAGGCATTCTACGCGGCTATCTCACTGTTGCAAAAACATTCCTCACTGAACAAGACTATCTTCATGTGTTCGATGCAATTCGCCTGATTGCATTTGAATTGGGCTTGCGATTTTTTACTGATTACCTTGCTGGAAATGTCTACTTCAAAACGACTTATCCAGAGCATAATTTGATGCGTGCCTTAGTTCAATTTGCGCTTACTAAAAGCATCGAATCACAAGAATCATCAATTCGTAGCATTATCAAAAATCTTCAATGA
- a CDS encoding DOMON-like domain-containing protein, with amino-acid sequence MIKFFLSPFNTVCDSAILNLSGSVDRIDNRLMLKFDLFDRLSQVLIPVAKSPSRQDNLWQTTCFEFFIGVQNSSEYWEFNLSPSSDWNVYHFENYRAGMQEEKVFLSLPFEIETRSHHTFLSIDLDLNLLNLNQPIDLGITAVIETNQQISYWALKHCGKEADFHIRESFAIEL; translated from the coding sequence ATGATTAAGTTCTTTCTATCTCCATTCAATACTGTATGTGATTCAGCGATTCTCAACCTTTCAGGAAGTGTCGATCGCATTGATAATCGATTGATGCTCAAATTCGATCTATTCGATCGACTCTCACAGGTTCTCATTCCGGTTGCAAAATCTCCCAGCCGTCAAGATAATTTATGGCAAACGACCTGTTTTGAATTCTTCATCGGAGTCCAAAACTCCTCGGAATACTGGGAATTTAATCTCTCTCCAAGTAGTGATTGGAACGTTTATCACTTCGAGAATTATCGAGCTGGAATGCAGGAAGAGAAAGTATTTTTGTCATTGCCGTTTGAGATAGAAACGCGATCGCATCACACTTTTCTCTCGATCGATCTTGATCTAAATCTACTCAATCTTAATCAACCGATCGATCTCGGCATTACTGCGGTGATTGAAACAAATCAGCAAATCTCTTACTGGGCGCTCAAACACTGCGGCAAAGAAGCTGATTTTCACATCCGAGAAAGTTTCGCGATCGAACTCTAA
- a CDS encoding pantothenate kinase: MSLINDAWIALNIGNSRLHWAAFNHNQIQEKYDIPHSPERSAVSPGENNLTSSNDRISRSYQSIPGLKIDSELWIASVVPNQLDYWRDFANLRCIDLDQVPLRQLYPTLGIDRALALWGAIELYGSPALVIDCGTAMTFTGANEKNELVGGAIVPGVRLQFQALGQQTAALPLIEQVETLPDRWARTTKSAIESGILNTLLAGIRSFIEDWNQQIGESAIVLTGGDANLIYLLLKSDHIRLDLDLVFWGMRSIRAATKES; this comes from the coding sequence ATGAGCCTAATCAATGATGCCTGGATCGCGCTAAATATCGGAAACTCCCGTCTACACTGGGCTGCATTCAATCACAATCAAATTCAAGAAAAATACGATATCCCTCATTCGCCTGAAAGATCAGCAGTTTCACCGGGTGAGAATAATTTGACTTCTTCAAACGATCGAATTAGCCGAAGTTATCAATCAATTCCAGGGTTGAAGATTGATTCAGAGCTATGGATTGCGTCCGTTGTCCCGAATCAACTCGATTATTGGCGCGACTTTGCCAACTTGCGCTGCATTGATTTAGATCAAGTTCCCCTTCGGCAACTGTATCCTACTTTGGGGATCGATCGCGCTTTAGCCCTCTGGGGTGCGATCGAACTTTATGGCAGTCCAGCCCTCGTAATCGATTGCGGTACGGCGATGACGTTTACAGGCGCGAACGAGAAAAATGAATTGGTTGGCGGCGCGATCGTGCCCGGAGTCCGTTTACAGTTTCAAGCACTCGGACAACAGACCGCTGCACTACCCTTGATCGAACAGGTTGAAACGCTTCCCGATCGCTGGGCAAGAACGACAAAAAGCGCGATCGAGAGCGGCATCTTAAACACGCTTTTAGCGGGGATTCGCAGCTTTATCGAGGATTGGAATCAACAGATTGGAGAAAGTGCGATCGTGCTCACCGGAGGCGATGCGAATTTGATTTATTTATTGTTGAAATCGGATCACATTCGGCTGGATTTGGATTTGGTGTTTTGGGGAATGCGATCGATTCGGGCAGCGACGAAGGAATCGTGA
- a CDS encoding peroxiredoxin: MLTSTDFSGLINQRFFKNFMPIPATNSLALGQATPEFDLPDIKNDRRVKLSDYRNDRPVILAFTRIFTEKQYCPFCFPHIKALNDQYQEFVDRQVELLMITSTDEQQSKKVVEDLGLKFPLLSDPSCKVFWKYQTGQALGAPLPAQFLLDRQGVLKYKHLFSFLDHNASVEMLCGEIDRLIR; this comes from the coding sequence ATGTTGACATCTACAGACTTCAGCGGCTTAATCAATCAGCGGTTCTTCAAAAATTTCATGCCGATTCCAGCAACGAATTCTTTAGCGCTAGGACAAGCGACCCCAGAATTTGACCTGCCAGACATCAAGAACGATCGCCGCGTCAAACTCTCGGATTATCGCAACGATCGTCCTGTGATTCTCGCGTTTACTCGCATCTTCACCGAGAAACAGTACTGCCCGTTTTGCTTTCCGCACATCAAAGCCCTCAATGATCAGTATCAAGAATTTGTCGATCGACAAGTCGAACTTTTGATGATCACCAGCACCGACGAGCAACAGAGTAAAAAAGTCGTCGAAGATCTAGGTCTGAAATTTCCGCTTCTGAGTGATCCAAGCTGCAAGGTGTTTTGGAAATACCAAACAGGTCAAGCTTTGGGCGCACCGTTACCTGCTCAATTTTTGCTCGATCGACAAGGCGTTCTAAAATATAAACACCTCTTTTCATTCCTCGATCACAATGCCAGCGTTGAGATGCTGTGTGGTGAAATCGATCGGCTGATCAGGTAA